The following proteins are encoded in a genomic region of Verrucomicrobiia bacterium:
- the metF gene encoding methylenetetrahydrofolate reductase [NAD(P)H], with protein MIRLIHELHAEAAVAGRPAISVEFFPPKTPEGERTLFDQTLPALLEAHPAYCSVTYGAGGSTREKTLAIVERIQRDFGLTAMMHLTCVNATEADIRQVVDEAASRGVRNVLALRGDPPGGTGPWIKTEGGFEFSSELVAYLKRRGGFSIGTAGFPEGHVAQAGGRLVDWEFLARKVEAGADFVVTQLFFDNDDYHRFRDHLTRRLGVTVPLIPGLMPVLSGGQTKKFTQMCGARLPEAFLSRLEALGDDDAAVTDFGIEYCSRQCEDLLRQGAPGIHFYTLNKAHSTVRVLRNLGLG; from the coding sequence ATGATCCGGCTGATTCACGAGCTTCACGCCGAGGCCGCGGTGGCGGGGCGTCCCGCCATTTCGGTGGAATTTTTCCCCCCGAAGACACCGGAAGGGGAGCGGACGCTGTTTGACCAGACGCTTCCCGCGTTGCTGGAGGCTCATCCAGCGTACTGCTCGGTGACCTACGGCGCCGGAGGATCCACCCGGGAGAAGACGCTGGCGATCGTGGAGCGGATCCAGCGCGACTTCGGGCTGACCGCGATGATGCATCTGACCTGTGTCAATGCGACGGAGGCCGACATCCGGCAGGTGGTGGACGAGGCGGCGTCACGGGGGGTGCGCAATGTGCTGGCGTTGCGGGGCGATCCGCCCGGAGGGACCGGCCCGTGGATCAAGACGGAGGGGGGATTTGAATTCTCATCCGAACTCGTGGCGTACCTGAAGCGCCGGGGCGGGTTCAGCATCGGGACGGCAGGATTTCCGGAGGGGCACGTGGCGCAGGCCGGGGGACGCCTGGTGGACTGGGAATTCCTTGCCCGGAAGGTGGAGGCGGGTGCGGACTTCGTGGTCACCCAGCTTTTTTTCGACAACGACGACTACCATCGGTTTCGGGACCACCTCACGCGCCGACTGGGTGTGACCGTACCGTTGATTCCCGGGCTGATGCCGGTGTTGTCGGGCGGCCAGACCAAGAAATTCACCCAGATGTGCGGCGCCCGGTTGCCAGAGGCCTTCCTGTCGCGATTGGAGGCGCTTGGGGATGACGACGCCGCGGTGACGGACTTCGGGATCGAATATTGCTCGCGCCAGTGCGAGGACCTGCTGCGCCAGGGGGCGCCGGGCATCCACTTCTACACACTGAACAAGGCCCATTCGACCGTCAGGGTGCTTCGAAATCTGGGGCTGGGATGA
- the larB gene encoding nickel pincer cofactor biosynthesis protein LarB: MTPAEAARLLDAFREGRASREDVLHAFQAAPVADLGFASVDLHRELRKGCPEVIFGAGKSPEQLTAIAGEIVKASGRVLITRVAEDHAQAVRRAFRQARHHEVARCITVESDRPPIRIGNVAVVCAGTSDLPVAEEAAVTAEFMGSHVTRVHDVGVAGLHRLLARLDDLQRARVVVVVAGMEAALPSVVGGLMDRPLIGVPTSIGYGSHFGGLTALLGMLNSCASGLTVVNIDNGFGGGYAAARINALPDSA, encoded by the coding sequence GTGACGCCCGCCGAAGCCGCCCGACTGCTCGACGCCTTCCGTGAGGGCCGCGCCTCACGCGAGGACGTCCTGCACGCCTTTCAAGCCGCCCCGGTGGCCGATCTGGGATTTGCCTCCGTGGACCTGCACCGGGAACTCCGCAAGGGGTGTCCGGAGGTCATCTTCGGCGCGGGCAAGTCGCCGGAACAGCTGACGGCCATCGCCGGGGAAATCGTGAAGGCCAGCGGGCGGGTCCTGATCACGCGCGTCGCCGAGGACCATGCCCAGGCGGTCCGCCGCGCCTTCCGCCAGGCCCGGCACCACGAGGTGGCGCGCTGCATCACGGTGGAATCGGACCGCCCGCCCATCCGCATCGGCAACGTGGCGGTGGTTTGTGCCGGGACCAGCGACCTTCCCGTGGCCGAGGAGGCCGCCGTGACCGCCGAATTCATGGGCAGTCATGTCACGCGGGTTCACGACGTCGGGGTCGCCGGACTCCACCGCCTGCTGGCTCGTCTGGACGACCTGCAGCGGGCCCGTGTGGTGGTCGTGGTCGCCGGCATGGAGGCCGCACTGCCCAGTGTGGTCGGCGGGCTCATGGATCGTCCCCTGATCGGCGTGCCGACCAGCATCGGATACGGCTCCCATTTCGGCGGACTTACCGCCCTGCTCGGCATGCTCAACTCGTGTGCAAGCGGCCTGACCGTGGTGAACATAGACAACGGCTTCGGAGGCGGCTATGCCGCGGCCCGCATCAACGCCCTCCCGGACTCCGCGTGA
- a CDS encoding LptF/LptG family permease → MRLLDRYLLRELLVPLGFCLAAFLIFWITFDLFGQLDTFQDRLWTVGDIAEYYYLKLPELLNIVLPVSLLLALLYALTQHARHNELIAMRAAGRSLWRICLPYFLLGFLFTGFLSGVNERLLTDAAGRLQQLEGRRRQAGGPAAGRWRERVDFLNQSAQRQWSLGAFQVDTAELRQPRVAMLLPPGAHREILAETGWWTNGYWYLEDGTERLYRAAEDAAPAETRRRVLTAVDMGGGPDALAAWAGNLVTVSNEVVAITNLSHGDEFTRRQWSVRSLELTNDLLSGFRFSQPLEPGARRVLVGEAGLWTNGHWRFSNVREWLFRSGTDAEPVTVLHAELDLPELSESPDLIRSEIRVGEVLSRSRTMRSADLPIRDVLAYLRLHPQLSRRDRSLLETQLHARIAAPWTCVVVVLIAIPFGAPSGRRNIFYGVAGSLAWGFLYFTVQRLGFALGQSGTVAPWLGAWLPNATFGSLGLWMTSRVR, encoded by the coding sequence ATGCGTCTGCTCGACCGCTATCTCCTGCGTGAACTGCTGGTCCCGCTGGGATTCTGCCTCGCCGCGTTCCTGATCTTCTGGATCACCTTCGACCTGTTCGGCCAGCTCGACACGTTCCAAGACCGCCTTTGGACGGTGGGCGACATTGCGGAGTATTACTACCTGAAGCTCCCGGAGCTCCTGAACATTGTCCTGCCCGTCTCCCTGCTTCTGGCGCTCTTGTACGCGCTCACCCAGCACGCGCGGCATAACGAGCTGATCGCCATGCGCGCGGCCGGACGCAGCCTGTGGCGGATCTGCCTGCCGTACTTCCTGCTGGGATTCCTGTTCACCGGGTTTCTCTCGGGCGTCAACGAGCGGCTGCTGACCGACGCAGCAGGGCGGTTGCAGCAACTGGAGGGACGCCGCCGGCAGGCCGGCGGACCGGCGGCCGGACGGTGGCGGGAGCGGGTGGATTTTCTGAACCAGTCGGCCCAGCGCCAGTGGAGCCTTGGAGCCTTCCAGGTGGACACCGCCGAACTGCGCCAGCCGCGGGTCGCCATGTTGCTGCCGCCCGGTGCGCATCGGGAGATCCTCGCAGAGACGGGCTGGTGGACGAACGGGTACTGGTATCTGGAGGACGGCACGGAACGGCTCTACCGGGCCGCAGAGGACGCCGCGCCCGCGGAAACCCGGCGGCGGGTGCTGACCGCTGTGGACATGGGGGGCGGTCCCGACGCCCTCGCCGCATGGGCCGGCAATCTGGTGACCGTCTCCAACGAGGTGGTGGCGATCACCAATCTCAGCCACGGGGACGAGTTCACGCGACGCCAATGGTCGGTCCGGTCCCTCGAACTGACCAACGACCTGCTCTCGGGCTTCCGCTTCTCGCAGCCGCTGGAGCCCGGTGCCCGCCGGGTGCTGGTGGGGGAGGCAGGCCTCTGGACCAATGGCCACTGGCGCTTCAGCAACGTCCGCGAGTGGCTGTTCCGCTCGGGGACCGACGCGGAACCGGTGACCGTCCTGCACGCGGAACTCGACCTGCCGGAATTGAGCGAATCCCCGGACCTGATTCGCAGCGAGATCCGGGTTGGCGAGGTGTTGTCCCGGTCCCGGACCATGCGCAGCGCCGACCTGCCGATCCGCGATGTGCTGGCCTACCTGCGGCTGCATCCGCAGTTGTCGCGAAGGGATCGCAGCCTGCTGGAAACCCAGTTGCACGCCCGCATTGCCGCACCCTGGACCTGTGTCGTGGTGGTCCTGATCGCGATCCCGTTCGGGGCGCCGTCGGGGCGCCGGAACATCTTCTATGGCGTCGCCGGCAGCCTGGCCTGGGGTTTCCTGTACTTCACCGTGCAGCGCCTCGGTTTTGCCCTCGGCCAGAGCGGAACGGTGGCCCCCTGGTTGGGGGCCTGGCTGCCCAACGCCACCTTTGGCAGCCTGGGCCTGTGGATGACCTCCCGGGTCCGCTGA
- a CDS encoding STAS domain-containing protein produces the protein MFTPKLVSLIREGYPRRQLLPDITAGVIVGIVALPLAIAFAIASGVPPDKGLITAIVAGFLISALSGSRVQIGGPTGAFIVIVYGIVERHGLPGLTAATFMAGFLLILMGVARLGVVIQFIPHSLIVGFTSGIALLILSSQIKDFLGLDMGAVPAEFLHKWTAYLRHAGGINWVAASIAIGTVAIIVLTPRVTTRIPGSLIAIVVATVAVQWGRLPVETIATRFGEISGGLPVPHLPAMDLATLRDLVGPAFTIALLGAIESLLSAVVADGMTGGSHRSNQELVAQGVANIGSGLFGGIPATGAIARTATNIKNGGRTPVAGMVHAATLLVIVLFAGKWAKWIPLSCLAGILAVVAYNMSEWRSAVTVFKGPPADALVLVTTLLLTVLVDLTVAIEVGMVLAAFLFMRSMAQLSRVKSISDSLTEEEGEDPEAAVRREIPDGVEVYEVQGPLFFGAAHSFKESIGVIGKAPPGVLIIRMRHVPMIDATGIHSLKEVLKRILGGGKTRVVVCGVQPEVRRELERAGIPDLLGEGNVCGPLQRALDRARVLLAAAEATRAGR, from the coding sequence ATGTTCACCCCGAAACTGGTCTCCCTGATCCGGGAAGGCTATCCGCGCCGGCAGCTCCTGCCCGATATCACCGCGGGGGTCATCGTGGGCATCGTGGCGCTGCCCCTGGCCATCGCATTCGCCATCGCCTCCGGGGTGCCGCCGGACAAGGGACTGATCACTGCGATTGTCGCCGGATTCCTCATCTCCGCCCTGAGCGGCAGCCGGGTCCAAATCGGAGGACCGACCGGGGCCTTCATCGTCATCGTCTATGGCATTGTCGAACGACACGGCCTCCCGGGCCTGACGGCGGCGACATTCATGGCCGGGTTTCTTTTGATCCTGATGGGGGTGGCGCGGCTGGGGGTGGTGATCCAGTTCATCCCGCACTCCTTGATCGTGGGGTTCACGTCCGGGATCGCCCTCTTGATCCTGTCGTCACAGATCAAGGATTTCCTGGGCCTGGACATGGGGGCTGTCCCGGCAGAGTTCCTCCACAAATGGACCGCCTACCTGCGACACGCCGGAGGGATCAACTGGGTGGCGGCCTCCATCGCGATCGGCACCGTGGCGATCATCGTCCTCACCCCCAGGGTGACGACCCGAATCCCGGGCTCCCTCATTGCCATCGTGGTGGCAACGGTCGCCGTGCAGTGGGGCCGGTTGCCGGTGGAAACCATTGCCACCCGCTTCGGGGAGATTTCTGGGGGCCTTCCCGTGCCGCACCTGCCGGCGATGGACCTGGCCACGCTCCGGGATCTGGTGGGCCCCGCCTTCACCATCGCCTTGCTCGGGGCGATCGAATCCCTGCTGTCGGCGGTGGTGGCCGACGGGATGACCGGCGGCAGCCACCGGTCCAACCAGGAACTGGTCGCACAGGGCGTCGCCAACATCGGCTCCGGATTGTTCGGAGGCATCCCCGCAACCGGCGCGATCGCGCGCACCGCCACCAACATCAAGAACGGGGGGCGGACGCCGGTGGCCGGCATGGTCCACGCGGCGACGCTGCTGGTGATCGTGCTGTTCGCCGGAAAGTGGGCCAAATGGATCCCCCTCTCGTGCCTGGCCGGGATCCTCGCCGTGGTGGCCTACAACATGAGTGAATGGCGGTCGGCCGTGACCGTGTTCAAGGGGCCGCCGGCAGATGCGCTGGTGCTGGTCACCACGCTGCTGCTCACCGTTCTGGTGGACCTGACCGTGGCGATCGAGGTGGGCATGGTCCTGGCGGCGTTTCTCTTCATGCGCAGCATGGCGCAACTGAGCCGGGTGAAATCCATCAGCGATTCGCTGACGGAAGAGGAGGGCGAGGATCCCGAGGCGGCGGTCCGGCGCGAGATTCCCGACGGCGTCGAGGTGTACGAGGTCCAGGGACCGCTTTTCTTCGGTGCCGCGCACAGTTTCAAGGAGTCCATCGGCGTCATCGGCAAGGCGCCGCCCGGGGTGTTGATCATCCGCATGCGTCACGTGCCGATGATTGACGCCACGGGCATCCACAGCCTGAAGGAGGTTCTCAAGCGCATTCTCGGTGGCGGCAAAACCCGGGTCGTCGTCTGCGGCGTGCAACCCGAGGTGCGCCGGGAGTTGGAACGGGCCGGGATCCCCGATCTGCTGGGGGAGGGCAACGTGTGCGGTCCCTTGCAGCGGGCGCTCGATCGGGCCCGCGTCCTGCTGGCGGCTGCGGAGGCGACTCGGGCGGGCCGCTGA
- a CDS encoding GAF domain-containing protein, whose amino-acid sequence MDEPADLRARIQRLETLQRVSRVLHSTLELRESLELILGEMMALVPATSGLVALINPTTRFLEIEAALGLPPHVRSMRFRVGEGSAGWAARTGRPILVADTTRDGRHLPLRRNIRSELAIPLRVAGEVRGVVALHADRPAAFSPADLDLLGEIAALASPAIRNTWHYEQARLKARFLESLVRVGQIINSTISRDEALQVITREARSLLQARMCSLMMLDDSGEWMVLRASHGAGPAYRSKPHLNVSESFVGIVLRRKKAMQLENVQSSGRYQNTAVAREEGLVSLLSVPLVFAGKAIGALNLYTGEPHTFSDEEVRSLSAYADLSAVALDKARLYDRTVAVEEQLRESERLTALGLLAAELAHEIRNPLTVMKMLHHSIRSGFDPGEPTATDLRVMGEKMDHLNRIVDRVLDLARRNEPELSRVQINRLLDDLGLLIRHKCRSQQVELVQRLAPGLPELAADPTQLEQAFLNLTLNALEAMPTGGRLAIQTRALGRRGSGNPSHVMVRFRDSGTGMPEEQRQRAFTPLLGSTKPKGTGLGLAMVQRVVEAHEGRLRIWSAVGRGTAIAMILPVRPPPPEAPVIPAPDFEAP is encoded by the coding sequence ATGGATGAACCCGCCGACCTGCGCGCGCGCATCCAACGCCTGGAGACCCTGCAGCGGGTGAGCCGCGTCCTGCACTCCACGCTCGAGCTGCGCGAATCGCTGGAGCTGATCCTCGGGGAGATGATGGCCCTGGTCCCGGCGACCAGCGGCCTGGTGGCCCTGATAAATCCGACGACGCGCTTCCTCGAGATCGAGGCGGCGCTCGGGCTGCCACCGCATGTGCGCTCCATGCGCTTCCGAGTCGGCGAGGGCTCCGCAGGGTGGGCCGCCCGCACCGGACGCCCGATCCTCGTGGCCGACACCACCCGCGATGGCCGCCACCTGCCCCTGCGGCGCAACATCCGCTCCGAGCTCGCCATCCCCCTGCGGGTCGCGGGCGAGGTCCGCGGCGTGGTCGCCCTGCATGCCGACCGTCCCGCCGCCTTCAGTCCCGCGGACCTGGATCTCCTCGGGGAAATCGCGGCGCTGGCCAGCCCCGCGATCCGCAACACCTGGCACTATGAGCAGGCGCGGCTCAAGGCACGCTTTCTCGAATCCCTGGTGCGCGTCGGGCAGATCATCAACTCGACCATCAGCCGGGACGAGGCGCTGCAGGTCATCACCCGGGAGGCCCGCAGCCTCCTCCAGGCCCGCATGTGTTCGCTGATGATGCTCGACGACTCCGGGGAGTGGATGGTGCTCCGCGCCAGCCACGGCGCGGGTCCGGCGTACCGTTCCAAGCCGCATCTCAATGTGTCCGAAAGCTTCGTCGGCATCGTCCTCCGCCGCAAAAAGGCGATGCAGTTGGAGAACGTCCAGAGCTCCGGCCGCTACCAGAACACCGCGGTGGCCCGCGAGGAGGGCCTGGTATCCCTGCTCTCCGTGCCGCTGGTCTTTGCCGGCAAGGCCATCGGCGCGCTCAACCTGTACACCGGTGAACCCCATACGTTTTCTGACGAGGAGGTCCGGTCCCTGTCGGCCTACGCGGACCTCTCGGCCGTGGCGCTCGACAAGGCCCGGCTGTACGACCGCACCGTGGCGGTCGAGGAGCAGCTCCGCGAGAGCGAGCGGTTGACCGCCCTGGGGCTCCTGGCTGCGGAACTGGCCCACGAGATCCGCAACCCGCTCACCGTAATGAAAATGCTGCACCACTCGATCCGCAGCGGATTCGACCCCGGTGAACCGACCGCCACCGACCTGCGGGTCATGGGGGAGAAGATGGATCACCTGAACCGGATCGTGGACCGCGTGCTCGATCTCGCCCGCCGCAACGAGCCGGAACTCTCGAGGGTGCAGATCAACCGGCTGCTGGACGATCTCGGTCTGCTGATCCGGCACAAGTGCCGGTCGCAGCAGGTGGAGCTCGTCCAACGTCTGGCCCCCGGTCTGCCCGAACTGGCCGCCGACCCCACCCAGTTGGAGCAGGCCTTCCTCAACCTGACCCTCAACGCCCTGGAGGCGATGCCAACGGGCGGCCGGTTGGCCATCCAGACCCGGGCCCTGGGGCGCCGCGGATCCGGTAATCCCTCCCACGTCATGGTGCGCTTCCGCGATTCCGGCACCGGCATGCCCGAGGAGCAGCGCCAGCGGGCGTTCACGCCGCTGCTGGGCTCCACCAAGCCCAAGGGCACCGGACTGGGCCTCGCGATGGTCCAGCGCGTGGTGGAGGCCCACGAAGGCCGCCTGCGCATCTGGTCCGCTGTCGGACGCGGCACCGCCATCGCCATGATCCTCCCCGTGCGCCCCCCGCCCCCGGAGGCCCCGGTCATCCCAGCCCCAGATTTCGAAGCACCCTGA